ATAGCATCGTGGTTAATTTTCCAAATGATGCTCCGAAAAACCCTGCCGCCGTCGAGCGGGAAACCAGGGAGGAGATTGAACACGCCCAAAATCAGGTTGATTTGACCCAGGTACACCATAACCGCGTTGAAAGCCGTCTTCGATCCTGACCCGCCCGCCAAAAAGTAGATGGCGAAAAACAGGCCACCCAATATAAAACTGACCAGAGGACCGGTGAATGCCATCCGGAACTCCGCTCCAGCGCTCTCCGCTTCCCGGGTGATATTGGACGCTCCACCGAATATGAATAGTGTAATGTCTTTTACCGGTATGCCGTTGCGCCTCGCGACGATCGAATGGCCGATCTCATGGGCCAGGACCGAGGCGAACAGGGCGATGCTCGAGACGGCGCCCAATATCCAGTATTCAATCGTAGGCGAGTTGGGCAAGAGAGAAGGAAAGTAGCCAGCGGCCAAAGACCAGGTGAGAAAGGCAAAAATCAGGAGCCATGAGATGTGAATGCGGATTTCGATCCCCAGGATGCGCCCGAGTTTAAACGATGAACGCATTTCAACACCTCCGACGGATCAACAGGTCATTCTACACAGTCGATGGCATACCGGGTCAAGCAAATAGGAGCTACGACCTCAACGATTTCTCCAGATGAGCGTCCCAATACGGCTTTACCGATCGGTGAAGCCGGGGAGATCCGGCCGGTTTTAGGGTTCACTTCCCTGGTGGTAACCAGAGTATAGACTGTAATCACGCCGGTTTTAAGGTCCCGCAAGGTGACCTTCCGCCCTAATTCGACGGTGGTGCCGACCGGACACTCTTTCTGTTCACTGATCACCGCGTTCTTGAGAAGTATTTCTAATTCTTTGATCTTGCCATCAATTTTGGCCTTTTCTTCGCGGGCGGCGTGGTAGGGGGCGTTTTCTTTCAAGTCCTTATCGGCTGCTGCCCTCTTGATATCTTCGATCACCTGAAAACGCCGTTCCTTAAGTCCCGAAAGTTCATGGTGCATCTCTGCTTGTTTCTCGGGTGTTAACACCAGCCTTTCGACTTCCGGCAATTTCATTGTCGCGGCCGCCTTTAATCGCAAGGGGGGTTTTTTTGCTTTCAGATGGACACCGAAGTTAAGCTCAGTCCATCCCTTTTTGGCGGCAAAACTCAGAAACTCCCGCACAGCTTTAATTCTTTCAGCACCGTCTCCACCCGAAGGTTGACCCTCGGCGTATTCGCCGAGTTTTGGCGGAGAAAGGTTTTCAATCCTGTTCCCACCGCCGTACCAGCGCACAAAATTCATGACCCCCGGAGTCACAGCTTCGCGTTTAGCTGCGGAAAGAGTTCCCAAATACGCAACGGCGGCATCAGTTAAATTTGATGGTGGTTGAGTTTCGTTAAGGGTCATTGATACCTCTCTTCAATTAAAAGTATATACTCGACTCTACGTTGAGACAAAAATGGATATGATCTCGATCTGGATAGGCGAAGAAATAGGATCGTTCAAACATTGGCAAAAACGTAGACAATCACCAGAGCAGCTATGATCAAGTATTCAAGCGTTCTAAAGAAACCCGGCAATAATTTACGTTTGGCAAGCTCGCGGAAACCGGCACCCGCCAGGCCGGCGACTGCCAGCGCGAACGCCAAAAAGAAATGGTACTGAATGATGATACTGGCAGCGTCAAGCACCGTTGTTCTCCCGTTCCGCTTTTTCGAACTGGAGGAACAGAACGCTCATTGTGAAAATGCTGATAAGCATGAGTAAGCCGGCGGTGGCGATGTCCGGAATATCCAACTGGTTGGCGGCATCCCAAATACCGTGAAGCACGGCCGCTAAAACGAAGATCCCGATCATTTGAGCGGCGTTAAGTTTGCCGTTGGCTTTCTGCATCCAGATGAAAACACAGATAAGCGCAGTCCATGCTGGATGGCCAAATGGAGTGAAAAAACCGCGGGTGAGCATGGTGTAACCGACATTTCCGCCATCGGCGAGCACGATAAGACCTTTGCCGATGGTTTCGAGCACCGCAAAACCCATCCCGGAAGCCGCACCGATCAAAATGCCGTCTGAGAGTTTCTTGAAGCGCCATTGATAGAAAAGTATTAGCGGGAAAACAATCTTGGCAGATTCCTCGATGATCCCGACCGAGAGATCTCCCCCAAGGGTCTTGGTAATTCGGAAGCTATATTCCAGAAAACCGGCGATGATCAAGCCGATGGCGCCGCCGACCATGAAAACATTAGCCAGATCCCTGGCTGAAACGCCCCCTCGGTAATCCAGACGGTTGAACAAAAACACCATGACCGGAATGGGAACGGTGCAGGTTCCAACGAGAATAAGCACTGCCGCCGAAATCCGATTGTCGGTCTGATTCCAAACCAAGTAAGCGGCCAGGGAAATTGCCAGGAACAGTAAAAACAGCTTCTTGGGATTTCGGAACAGGCTTTTAACGGCGTTGATCACGAGCACGGTCCGATGGTCGTGCCGAGATATTTGGACGCCAACTCCATGGCACAGAATTCACCGCACATGGTGCAGGCTGAACCAGCGGTGTGGTGAGCCCCATGACGCCGTTTGGATAACTCAGGGTCTATGGAAAGTTCAGCCTGGGCTTCCCAATCGAGGTCCTTGCGGGCGCGCGCCATCTTCAGGTCCCATTCGGAGGATCCTTTGATACCTTTTGCAATGTCAGCGGAGTGAGCGGCGATACGAGAGGCAATTACTCCTTGCTTGACGTCCTCTGCATCTGGAAGTGACAGGTGTTCCGCGGGCGTCACATAGCAAAGAAAATCTGCGCCATACATCGCGGCCAAGGCTCCGCCGATGGCGGAAGTGATATGGTCGTACCCCGGTGCGATATCGGTAACCAGCGGGCCTAAAACATAGAACGGGGCATTACGGCACACCGATTTCTGCAACTCAATGTTGGTCTGAATGCGGTTCAGAGGTACATGCCCCGGCCCCTCTACCATCACCTGCACACCCCCGGCTCGTGCCCGGTCGACAAGTTCTCCTAAGGTCAGTAGTTCTTCGACCTGGGCGCGGTCGGTAGCGTCGGCCAGGCAGCCGGGTCGCAGTCCATCACCGAGACTAAGGGTGACATCGTATTCGGCGGCGATTTCCAGCAGCCGATCATATTCTTCATAAAGAGGGTTTTCCCGCCCATGGTAAGCCATCCAACCGGCAAGCAGCGCACCCCCGCGTGATACTATATCGGTTATCCTGCCCTGCTCCTTCAAACGGGCTATCACACTGCGGGTTACGCCGCAGTGGACGGTAACGAAATCAACTCCTTCACGGGCGTGATTCTCGATTGCACGAAATAAATCATCGGAAGTCAGTTCGACGATGGAGCCGCTAGTCATCCTGGCCGTAGCTCCGGCATCGTAAATAGGAACTGTCCCTAGGGCAACAAAACATTTCTGAAGAATCGCTTGCCTGATCGCAACCAGATCGCCGCCGGTGGAAAGGTCCATGACTGCATCGGCGCCAAACTCTTGAGCTACTCTGAGTTTTACCAACTCGTTTTCAAGATCAACGCAGTCCGAAGAAGTGCCGATATTAGCGTTCACCTTGGTACGCAACCCCCGGCCGATGCCGCTCGGCTTCAGGTTCTGATGGTTGATATTCGCCGGAATAACAATATATCCATCGGCAAGGCCTTCACGGATGATCTCCGGTGAAACATTTTCGGCGGAGGCTACCGAAAGCATCTGTGGAGTAATGATACCCTTTCGGGCTAGTTGCAGTTGTGTTGTCATGAGTGATACCGCTTTCCTACGCTCGCATTATCGAGTTCAGGTGCCAGGGTTGTCCTGAAGAAGGACTCTCAGCAGGCTCGCACCCCTAGCGGTCTGGTTCATCTAGCATAACATAATCTCCAATTGCAGGACAAAAATTGCTATAATCCTGGAAATGATTTTACCCATTTTGAATCATGGCGCAAGGGAACTAGGTATCGAGCTTTCGGACCACCAGTTCGACCAGTTTGAGAAGTATTATCATCTTTTGTTTGAATGGAATAAGAAGTTCAACCTAACGGCAGTTACCGATTATTCAGAAGTGCAGCGAGTTCACTTCTTGGACTCGCTGAGTTTAATCCGGGCGGGAATTGTTCCCGATGGTTTAAGAATTATAGATGTCGGCGCGGGAGCCGGGTTCCCCGGTCTCCCGCTCAAAATAGCCTTTCCCCAACTTAAACTCACCCTTCTTGAGGCAACCGGGAAAAAGGCGGTCTTTCTTTCAGAAACTGTCGCCGCGCTGGATTTAGATGGAGTCACCGTTTTGAACGCGCGGGCTGAAGACGCCGCGCGCCAACCCGAACATCGAGAACAATACGAACTTGTAGTATCTCGAGCCGTTGCATCTCTCGACACACTTGGTGAACTATGTTTATCATTCTGCCGCGTCGGCGGAACTTTCATCGCCTATAAGAAAGGTGACATCGGAAACGAAGTTGATGGAGCCCTTAAAGCAATCGAAACGCTCGGCGGGCGCTTGCGCTTCATCCAGGATATTGCTCTAACCGACCTACCGGACTCCCGGAAGCTGGTGGTTATCGATAAGATCCGTCATACTTCGCCGGAATATCCCAGGCGTAGCGGGTTACCAGCTAAAAAGCCTATCAGCTAACGTTTGCCCGTTCGAACGGCGAATAGTAGAATATTGTTGAATCCTGCCTGCCGGGAGGCCGTAATTGCCGAACCTCATAACCGACGACCTGGAAGCGCTCCTGGATACCCTCCCCGTTGAAATCCGCCGCCCTCTAAGTCTGCAACCCGACCTCAGTCAACTAGTAGAAGTCATAATGGACCTCGGACGTGTCCCCGAGGGGCGTTTTGCCGAACGGGAGGTGGTACTGAGAACTGAGGAAGTTACAGAGGGCGACCTGGAATACGTTATCGCCAGGGTCAGCGCCTTCGGGGCTGATAATCGGGCTGGGATTGAGAGAACGCTTCACCGGATTTCGGCGATAAGGAACCGAAAAGGAAAAGTCATTGGCCTGACATGCCGGGTTGGCCGTGCAGTGTTCGGGACGATCAAGATCATCGAAGACCTTATTGAATCCGGCAAGAGTGTGCTGCTTTTAGGGAGGCCAGGCGTCGGGAAGACGACCATGCTGCGCGAGGTAGCCAGGGTGTTGGCCGACGATCTGAAAAAGCGCGTTGTCATCGTCGACACCTCAAATGAAATTGCTGGGGATGGAGATATACCCCACCCGGCCATCGGGCGGGCGCGGCGAATGCAGGTGGCGGTGCCCGATATGCAGCACGCCGTGATGATCGAGGCGGTGGAAAACCACATGCCCGAGGTCATCGTCATCGATGAGATCGGTACCGAACTTGAGGCATTGGCGGCGCGGACTATCGCCGAGCGAGGCGTTCAACTGGTCGGCACCGCTCATGGCAACACGCTGGATAACCTGATGCAGAATCCGACACTTTCGGACCTAATCGGCGGTATTCAGGCGGTTACGCTGGGTGACGAGGAAGCCAGGCGAAGGGGCACCCAAAAAACGGTACTGGAACGAAAGGCTCCGCCGACTTTTGATATCATCGTCGAGATCCAGGAACGCGATATGGTGGCGGTGCATTGTGACACCGCAGAGGCTGTGGACGCCATTTTACGTGGCAATGAGCTTGAAACGGAGATTCGGTCGGTAGGTCCGGACGGGGAGGTCAAAACAACCCACGCCGCGCCTGAGGCCGAGCAGTCGGAAGGGCGTCGGAAAGCTGTAGCGCAAACAGCGGTGGAAACTCCGCGACTTTATCTGTTCGGGATCAACCGCTCCCGCCTGGAACAGGTGGCTGAAGAAATGCACGTAAAACTTAACATCACTGAAAAATTAGGGGAAGCCGGCATGCTGGTGACATCCCGGAATTACTTCCGGCGGCGTCCTCAACGAATCCGGGATGCTGAAGCTCACAATCTCCCGGTGTACGTTCTCAAAAGCCATACCCCGGCGCAATTCCGGCAATTCCTGGGTATGTTATCCCGGCATGAACCGGAGCAAGCCGAAGAATCCGGCGCTCTAAATCGGGCGCTGTTTGAAGCGGAGGAAGCGGTACATCGGGTGAAAAGCGGCAGCGAGCGGGTGGACCTGTCGCCCCAAAGCGCCTATATCCGTCGGCTGCAGCACCTGGTGGCAGAACGGGCCAACCTGAAATCCGATAGCCAGGGCAACGAACCCAACCGCCGTGTCAGCATCTTCAAGGAGCAATGATGTCTCTTTTTATCACATTTGAAGGCGGCGAAGGTTCCGGCAAGAGCACCCAGGCTGCGGCTCTATCCGAACGGCTCAACGCTTCCGGCATTGAAACGCTCCATACCCACGAACCCGGCGGCACCAACCTTGGTGAACAGATCACCTACTTGCTCAAATGGAGCGAGGATGAGCGTATCTCTCCCTTGGCTGAAGTCATGCTGTTCAACGCCTCTCGGGCGGAACTGGTGAGCCGGATCATCAAGCCGGCGCTAGCATCAGGGAAGATCGTTGTCTGCGACCGGTATGTGGACTCAACGCTGGTATACCAGGGCTATGGACGAGGTTTAACCGTATCTACCGTGAAAGCGATTAACTCCATGGCTACTCAAGGACTGATGCCTGACCTAACATTTTTGCTCGATCTCCCTGTGGAAGAAGGAATGCAGCGAAAACGCGGTACCAAGGCCGACCGTTTCGAAAAAGAAAGCACGGATTTTCACCGGCGCATCCGTGATGGTTATCGTGCGCTGGCAGCGGCAGAACCTTCACGCTGGGTAATCCTCGACGCACAGTTACACAAAGAAGATATCGCAAACATCATCTGGAATAAAACCCTGGCAGCGTTGGAACTCCGCGCTTCCAAAACGCTATGACCGTGCCCAAGGTCGCGGTCGCTATGAGTGGCGGCGTTGATTCTTCAGTTGCCGCGTTGCTGCTCAAAGAAGTTGGCTATGACGTCATCGGAGTCACGATGCGGCTCACGGATTCGCACAAAAGCGCCGCTTCCGCTGAAAATGCCGCATCTATCGCCGCCAAATTGGGAATAAAGCATTACACCGCCGATCTTTCTCAAGAGTTTCAAAAGCATGTCATCGACTACTTCTGCGAGGCATATCAAACAGGGCAAACGCCGAACCCGTGCATCGTATGCAATAAACAAATCAAATTCGGCGCTCTCTTAAAATATGCGGAATCTCTTGGTGCTGAATATCTGGCCAGCGGCCACTACGCAAGAATCCAGAGCGGGGCAACCGGGTATCGTCTTTACAAAGCCGTTGATACCAAAAAAGACCAATCCTATTTTCTCTACCGCTTAAATCAAACCCTGCTTAACCGGATCATGCTGCCTATGGGAGAGCTTACGAAAAACAAAGTGCGCCAATTGGCTTTAAGCGCAAACCTGCAAGTTCCTGAAAACGAAAGCCAGGATATCTGCTTTCTTGAGGAGCAAGACTACCAATCATTTTTGAAAGGTAGTTTTCCAATGTTGCCTGGCGAGATCGTAAATGAGCATGGTGAAATAATTGGGCAACACTCCGGGATCAGCCGCTACACTATCGGCCAGCGGCACGGTCTGAACATCTCGGGGAAACACCCGCAATACGTCATTGGCATCGATGCTGCAAGAAATCGAATAACACTCGGCGCCGAGAGCGCCCTGTTGAAACAAAGCGTAAAAATCCGGGACCTGAATTGGATTTCCGGTTCGTGGCCGGAAGACATCTCGTCTTTGTCAGCAAAGATAAGATACCGGATGCCCGATTCCCCGATCATGTCACTGACAGTAGATTCCCAGGATTCTGCGATAATTACGTTCGAGAAGCCGGTGAGAGCAGTCACTCCCGGCCAATCAGCCGTAATTTACCGATGCGACGAGGTACTGGGCGGTGGTATAATCATCGCCTGATGGCCGCCAAGATGATCTGCCCCACGTTCAAAGAAGAAAACGCGCTTTACGAGCGAGGAATCACGCTAATCGCCGGTGTGGATGAAGCCGGGCGGGGAGCGCTGGCAGGCCCCGTGGTCGCTGGAGCTGTAATACTGGCTAAACGCAGGCGATGCGGCTGGCTTAAGGACATCCGAGACTCAAAAATGCTGACCGTGGAAGCGCGCGAAGAACTCTACGGCGCTATCACTTCCGAGGCTGTCTGTTACGGCGCAGGAATAGTCTCTCATATCTACATCGATGAGAACGGGATTGCACCGGCAACCAGGCTGGCGATGAAAATGGCGATCGAAGCCATGTCTCTTAAACCGCAGGCTCTATTAATAGACTACCTTACTTTACCTTCATTTAACCTTCCTCAGAAAGGCATTATTGACGGCGATGCTTTGTGCGTATCGATAGCCTGCGCCTCGATTATCGCCAAGGTTACCCGCGACCGGCTGATGCAACGTCTCGATGAAGAGCACCGTGGCTACAGCCTGGGGCAGCATAAAGGTTACTGTACCCCGGAACACGTCCAGAAACTGAACGTCCTCGGTCCGTCTCCAATTCACCGATACACTTTTGACCCTGTAAATTCTTTCAGGTCGTTGTTTTGAAAAGACAGCAGACGGGTAAATTGGCTGAAATCATCGCCCGGGAGTACCTAGAAAAAGAAGGCTTCGGAATCAAGGCTACGAACTGGCGCTGCAGGGAATCCGAGATCGATATCATCGCTGAGCACAGCGGAGAAACTGTCTTCGTTGAAGTCAGGGCAAAATCATCGCATGAATTTGGAACGCCTGCAGAATCAGTTACCAGACGCAAACAGGAGAAACTGATCGCCGCCGCCGAACGTTATATGGCAGAATCGGCGGATCCATTCGGAACTTGGCGCATCGACTTCATAGGAATTGATTTCACTCCCTCGGGACCCCGTTTAGAACATATTCCCAACGCAATCGATGCCATCGAGTAACCTGATTTTGTGGTCGCTAGCGCGGTGATGCTAGAATCGAACATGCCGGATAAATCAGCGACCGTATGAGTAACCAAACTCTCAGAATCATCGATGCCAACCTGGATCGCGCGACGGAAGGATTACGTGTCCTTGAAGATATCGCTAGGTTTGTCCTCGACGATGCCTCTCTCTCTGGAAAGCTCAAAACACTGAGACATTCCATACACCAGGCTTTTGCTGATATCGCCAAAGACATAATTTCCGCCAGGGACAGTGTTGGGGACGTGGGCCGAAGCGTCGAACATCAAAAAGAAGCCGAGTTGGACCTCTTGGACACTGTGTCCGCCAACTCCCGCCGGGTAGAGCAGTCGCTCAGAGTTCTTGAGGAGATGTCCCGGACTCCCGGCATCGTCCCAAACGGAACAGTTTTCGAAGACGCCCGCTATGCGATGTACAGCATTGAGAAAGGACTTTTCTCCCGATTGTCCCGGCAGGGCAGGATCGGTAGGTTAAGCCGTTACTCAATCATTGAAAACAAGGCCCAATTAGGTCCAGCGATCGATTCCGGAATTACCGCGCTTCAAATCGAACAA
This is a stretch of genomic DNA from Dehalogenimonas etheniformans. It encodes these proteins:
- a CDS encoding PrsW family intramembrane metalloprotease, producing the protein MINAVKSLFRNPKKLFLLFLAISLAAYLVWNQTDNRISAAVLILVGTCTVPIPVMVFLFNRLDYRGGVSARDLANVFMVGGAIGLIIAGFLEYSFRITKTLGGDLSVGIIEESAKIVFPLILFYQWRFKKLSDGILIGAASGMGFAVLETIGKGLIVLADGGNVGYTMLTRGFFTPFGHPAWTALICVFIWMQKANGKLNAAQMIGIFVLAAVLHGIWDAANQLDIPDIATAGLLMLISIFTMSVLFLQFEKAERENNGA
- the rsmG gene encoding 16S rRNA (guanine(527)-N(7))-methyltransferase RsmG, giving the protein MILPILNHGARELGIELSDHQFDQFEKYYHLLFEWNKKFNLTAVTDYSEVQRVHFLDSLSLIRAGIVPDGLRIIDVGAGAGFPGLPLKIAFPQLKLTLLEATGKKAVFLSETVAALDLDGVTVLNARAEDAARQPEHREQYELVVSRAVASLDTLGELCLSFCRVGGTFIAYKKGDIGNEVDGALKAIETLGGRLRFIQDIALTDLPDSRKLVVIDKIRHTSPEYPRRSGLPAKKPIS
- a CDS encoding YraN family protein; translated protein: MKRQQTGKLAEIIAREYLEKEGFGIKATNWRCRESEIDIIAEHSGETVFVEVRAKSSHEFGTPAESVTRRKQEKLIAAAERYMAESADPFGTWRIDFIGIDFTPSGPRLEHIPNAIDAIE
- a CDS encoding ribonuclease HII, with protein sequence MAAKMICPTFKEENALYERGITLIAGVDEAGRGALAGPVVAGAVILAKRRRCGWLKDIRDSKMLTVEAREELYGAITSEAVCYGAGIVSHIYIDENGIAPATRLAMKMAIEAMSLKPQALLIDYLTLPSFNLPQKGIIDGDALCVSIACASIIAKVTRDRLMQRLDEEHRGYSLGQHKGYCTPEHVQKLNVLGPSPIHRYTFDPVNSFRSLF
- a CDS encoding transcription elongation factor GreA: MTLNETQPPSNLTDAAVAYLGTLSAAKREAVTPGVMNFVRWYGGGNRIENLSPPKLGEYAEGQPSGGDGAERIKAVREFLSFAAKKGWTELNFGVHLKAKKPPLRLKAAATMKLPEVERLVLTPEKQAEMHHELSGLKERRFQVIEDIKRAAADKDLKENAPYHAAREEKAKIDGKIKELEILLKNAVISEQKECPVGTTVELGRKVTLRDLKTGVITVYTLVTTREVNPKTGRISPASPIGKAVLGRSSGEIVEVVAPICLTRYAIDCVE
- a CDS encoding R3H domain-containing nucleic acid-binding protein, coding for MPNLITDDLEALLDTLPVEIRRPLSLQPDLSQLVEVIMDLGRVPEGRFAEREVVLRTEEVTEGDLEYVIARVSAFGADNRAGIERTLHRISAIRNRKGKVIGLTCRVGRAVFGTIKIIEDLIESGKSVLLLGRPGVGKTTMLREVARVLADDLKKRVVIVDTSNEIAGDGDIPHPAIGRARRMQVAVPDMQHAVMIEAVENHMPEVIVIDEIGTELEALAARTIAERGVQLVGTAHGNTLDNLMQNPTLSDLIGGIQAVTLGDEEARRRGTQKTVLERKAPPTFDIIVEIQERDMVAVHCDTAEAVDAILRGNELETEIRSVGPDGEVKTTHAAPEAEQSEGRRKAVAQTAVETPRLYLFGINRSRLEQVAEEMHVKLNITEKLGEAGMLVTSRNYFRRRPQRIRDAEAHNLPVYVLKSHTPAQFRQFLGMLSRHEPEQAEESGALNRALFEAEEAVHRVKSGSERVDLSPQSAYIRRLQHLVAERANLKSDSQGNEPNRRVSIFKEQ
- the thiC gene encoding phosphomethylpyrimidine synthase ThiC — encoded protein: MTTQLQLARKGIITPQMLSVASAENVSPEIIREGLADGYIVIPANINHQNLKPSGIGRGLRTKVNANIGTSSDCVDLENELVKLRVAQEFGADAVMDLSTGGDLVAIRQAILQKCFVALGTVPIYDAGATARMTSGSIVELTSDDLFRAIENHAREGVDFVTVHCGVTRSVIARLKEQGRITDIVSRGGALLAGWMAYHGRENPLYEEYDRLLEIAAEYDVTLSLGDGLRPGCLADATDRAQVEELLTLGELVDRARAGGVQVMVEGPGHVPLNRIQTNIELQKSVCRNAPFYVLGPLVTDIAPGYDHITSAIGGALAAMYGADFLCYVTPAEHLSLPDAEDVKQGVIASRIAAHSADIAKGIKGSSEWDLKMARARKDLDWEAQAELSIDPELSKRRHGAHHTAGSACTMCGEFCAMELASKYLGTTIGPCS
- the tmk gene encoding dTMP kinase gives rise to the protein MSLFITFEGGEGSGKSTQAAALSERLNASGIETLHTHEPGGTNLGEQITYLLKWSEDERISPLAEVMLFNASRAELVSRIIKPALASGKIVVCDRYVDSTLVYQGYGRGLTVSTVKAINSMATQGLMPDLTFLLDLPVEEGMQRKRGTKADRFEKESTDFHRRIRDGYRALAAAEPSRWVILDAQLHKEDIANIIWNKTLAALELRASKTL
- a CDS encoding thiamine phosphate synthase, translated to MSNQTLRIIDANLDRATEGLRVLEDIARFVLDDASLSGKLKTLRHSIHQAFADIAKDIISARDSVGDVGRSVEHQKEAELDLLDTVSANSRRVEQSLRVLEEMSRTPGIVPNGTVFEDARYAMYSIEKGLFSRLSRQGRIGRLSRYSIIENKAQLGPAIDSGITALQIEQGTLSQRDYYDWALESKQICGSTNILMIVTGQPDIALASDADGVTLDEYSMPISVVRSLLRVDQLIGYSATSAEEAAQAQNCGADYILCPKSFRAEILSAVNIPVISPFREDK
- the mnmA gene encoding tRNA 2-thiouridine(34) synthase MnmA; its protein translation is MTVPKVAVAMSGGVDSSVAALLLKEVGYDVIGVTMRLTDSHKSAASAENAASIAAKLGIKHYTADLSQEFQKHVIDYFCEAYQTGQTPNPCIVCNKQIKFGALLKYAESLGAEYLASGHYARIQSGATGYRLYKAVDTKKDQSYFLYRLNQTLLNRIMLPMGELTKNKVRQLALSANLQVPENESQDICFLEEQDYQSFLKGSFPMLPGEIVNEHGEIIGQHSGISRYTIGQRHGLNISGKHPQYVIGIDAARNRITLGAESALLKQSVKIRDLNWISGSWPEDISSLSAKIRYRMPDSPIMSLTVDSQDSAIITFEKPVRAVTPGQSAVIYRCDEVLGGGIIIA